Proteins from a genomic interval of Kineococcus rhizosphaerae:
- a CDS encoding flavin-containing monooxygenase produces MTREVDVVVLGAGAAGLATAACLRRRGLDPVVLDRGDHVGQVWHERYDRLHLHTPRVQSALPGLRLPAGAGRWVARDDFAAYLAGYAQVHRIRPQFGHDVERVVRRGGRWDVRTSAGSFRVRELVVATGHANSPALPDWGRGSVRVVHSAAYRNPGRLGARSVLVAGAGNSGAEIVVDLLEHGVADVLWSVRTPPPVVPRSLGPVPATLLTIVQQPFPTALVDPLSRWAAARSVGDLSAHGLPPARIGPVARTRTTGEPPVIDVGIVAALRAGRVRVVPAVTRLEGADVVLAEGSRHRPDVVVAATGFSPALGFLEHPDLLDRSGRPRTHGGASTPGAPGLRFVGFRVPARGALFEAGRDARAAARAITRRA; encoded by the coding sequence GTGACCCGCGAGGTGGACGTCGTGGTGCTGGGGGCCGGCGCGGCCGGGCTGGCCACGGCGGCCTGCCTGCGCCGCCGCGGGCTCGATCCCGTGGTCCTCGACCGCGGGGACCACGTCGGGCAGGTCTGGCACGAGCGCTACGACCGCTTGCACCTGCACACCCCGCGGGTCCAGTCGGCGCTGCCCGGGCTCCGGCTGCCGGCGGGCGCCGGCCGGTGGGTCGCGCGCGACGACTTCGCGGCGTACCTGGCCGGGTACGCGCAGGTGCACCGGATCCGGCCGCAGTTCGGGCACGACGTCGAGCGCGTCGTCCGCCGCGGTGGCCGGTGGGACGTGCGGACGTCGGCGGGGTCCTTCCGGGTGCGCGAGCTGGTGGTGGCGACCGGGCACGCGAACTCGCCCGCGCTCCCGGACTGGGGCCGGGGCTCGGTGCGGGTCGTGCACTCGGCGGCGTACCGGAACCCGGGGCGCCTGGGAGCACGGTCGGTGCTGGTGGCGGGGGCCGGGAACTCGGGCGCGGAGATCGTCGTCGACCTCCTCGAGCACGGGGTCGCCGACGTGCTGTGGTCGGTCCGCACGCCGCCCCCGGTCGTGCCGCGGTCGCTGGGGCCCGTGCCGGCGACGCTGCTGACGATCGTGCAGCAACCGTTCCCGACGGCCCTCGTGGATCCGCTGAGCCGCTGGGCCGCGGCCCGTTCGGTCGGTGACCTGAGCGCCCACGGCCTGCCCCCGGCCCGGATCGGCCCGGTGGCGCGGACGCGCACGACCGGGGAACCGCCGGTCATCGACGTGGGGATCGTCGCGGCCCTGCGCGCCGGCCGGGTGCGCGTGGTGCCCGCGGTGACGCGGCTGGAGGGGGCCGACGTGGTGCTGGCCGAAGGTTCCCGGCACCGGCCGGACGTCGTGGTCGCCGCGACGGGGTTCAGCCCCGCGCTGGGGTTCCTCGAGCACCCGGACCTGCTGGACCGCTCCGGGCGGCCCCGGACCCACGGCGGCGCGAGCACCCCCGGCGCCCCGGGGCTGCGCTTCGTCGGCTTCCGGGTCCCGGCCCGGGGTGCGTTGTTCGAGGCCGGCCGCGACGCCCGCGCCGCGGCCCGCGCGATCACCCGGCGGGCGTAG
- a CDS encoding sodium:solute symporter family protein, whose translation MALAAAAPQRIDAHLVDYLLVAFYFVVVLGIGLIARRSVSSSLDFLLSGRSLPAWVTGLAFVSANLGATELLGQAANGAQFGEQAFHYYWIGAIPAMVFLALVMMPFYYGSKVRSVPEFLGRRFDAKTQRLQGLLFAIASVLLAGVNLYAMAIVVNALLGWPTWLAIVVAGIIVLAYTFLGGLSAAIYNEVLQFFVIVVTMVPITLVGLHRVGGWDGLVAKLTANGDTNMLQAFPAQDLTGIGSSIGSTFGVVLGLGFVTSFGYWTTNFTEVQRAFSARNAAAAQRTPLIAAIPKVLIALVIIVPGMIAAVLIPGIESLKRGLPSDVTYNDAVPLLLRELLPSGFLGVALAGLLAAFMAGMAANVSSFNTVFTYDLWQDWLRPGRDDAHYLKVGRLVTVVGTALAIGTAFIAAGFSNIMDYIQTLFSFFNVPLFAVFAFGLFWKKLTGSGGFWGLLSGTVSAIVVFVMNQVGVLSLSGQGSSFLGGAVATVVAVLVGLVVSRGGTPRPEADLRGLVWTLTPAEVRAVPREAGWYRSPVVLSVIVLVLAVGGYVLFAVI comes from the coding sequence ATCGCCCTCGCCGCCGCGGCGCCGCAGCGCATCGACGCCCACCTCGTCGACTACCTGCTCGTCGCCTTCTACTTCGTCGTGGTCCTCGGCATCGGCCTCATCGCCCGCCGCAGCGTCTCCTCCAGCCTCGACTTCCTGCTGTCCGGCCGCAGCCTGCCCGCGTGGGTGACCGGCCTCGCGTTCGTCTCGGCCAACCTCGGCGCCACCGAACTGCTCGGGCAGGCCGCCAACGGGGCGCAGTTCGGTGAGCAGGCGTTCCACTACTACTGGATCGGCGCGATCCCGGCGATGGTGTTCCTCGCCCTGGTGATGATGCCGTTCTACTACGGCTCCAAGGTGCGCTCGGTCCCGGAGTTCCTCGGGCGCCGCTTCGACGCCAAGACGCAGCGCCTGCAGGGGTTGCTGTTCGCCATCGCCTCCGTCCTGCTGGCCGGGGTCAACCTCTACGCCATGGCCATCGTCGTCAACGCCCTGCTGGGGTGGCCGACGTGGCTGGCGATCGTCGTGGCAGGCATCATCGTCCTGGCCTACACGTTCCTCGGCGGTCTGTCGGCCGCGATCTACAACGAGGTCCTGCAGTTCTTCGTCATCGTCGTGACGATGGTGCCCATCACCCTCGTCGGCCTGCACCGCGTCGGCGGCTGGGACGGGCTGGTCGCGAAGCTGACCGCCAACGGCGACACGAACATGCTGCAGGCGTTCCCCGCCCAGGACCTCACCGGCATCGGGTCCTCCATCGGCTCGACGTTCGGGGTCGTCCTCGGCCTCGGCTTCGTGACGAGCTTCGGGTACTGGACGACGAACTTCACCGAGGTCCAGCGCGCCTTCTCGGCGCGCAACGCCGCTGCGGCGCAACGGACCCCGCTCATCGCGGCGATCCCCAAGGTGCTCATCGCCCTGGTCATCATCGTCCCCGGCATGATCGCCGCCGTCCTCATCCCCGGCATCGAGAGCCTCAAGCGGGGGCTGCCGAGCGACGTCACCTACAACGACGCCGTCCCGCTGCTGCTGCGCGAACTGCTGCCCAGCGGTTTCCTCGGCGTCGCCCTCGCGGGTCTGCTGGCCGCGTTCATGGCCGGCATGGCCGCCAACGTCAGCTCCTTCAACACCGTCTTCACCTACGACCTGTGGCAGGACTGGCTGCGACCGGGCCGCGACGACGCCCACTACCTCAAGGTCGGGCGCCTGGTCACCGTCGTCGGCACCGCGCTGGCCATCGGCACGGCGTTCATCGCCGCCGGGTTCTCGAACATCATGGACTACATCCAGACGTTGTTCTCGTTCTTCAACGTCCCACTGTTCGCCGTCTTCGCCTTCGGGCTGTTCTGGAAGAAGCTCACCGGCTCCGGGGGTTTCTGGGGCCTGCTGTCCGGCACGGTCAGCGCGATCGTCGTGTTCGTCATGAACCAGGTCGGGGTCCTGTCCCTGTCCGGGCAGGGTTCCAGCTTCCTCGGCGGCGCCGTCGCGACGGTCGTCGCGGTCCTCGTCGGCCTCGTCGTCTCCCGCGGCGGGACCCCCCGCCCCGAGGCCGACCTGCGCGGCCTGGTCTGGACCCTCACCCCGGCCGAGGTGCGGGCCGTCCCGCGCGAGGCCGGCTGGTACCGCTCCCCGGTGGTCCTGTCGGTGATCGTGCTGGTGCTGGCCGTCGGCGGCTACGTGCTGTTCGCGGTGATCTGA
- a CDS encoding low molecular weight protein-tyrosine-phosphatase: protein MTVCTGNICRSPMAEVVLRDRLDRAGLGDRVVVDSSGISEEEHGNPVDRRAASVLREHGYDVPAHAAHRATREELAGRDLLLAMTSRHAQWLRAQAPAGADVRMYRSFDPAAPRTSREADLDIDDPWYGDRSDFERTLEQVEAAADAIVDHLRTRLP, encoded by the coding sequence ATGACCGTCTGCACCGGCAACATCTGCCGGTCCCCCATGGCCGAGGTGGTCCTGCGCGACCGCCTCGACCGGGCAGGCCTGGGCGACCGGGTCGTCGTGGACTCCTCGGGCATCTCCGAGGAGGAGCACGGCAACCCGGTCGACCGGCGCGCTGCCTCCGTCCTGCGCGAGCACGGCTACGACGTCCCGGCGCACGCGGCGCACCGCGCCACCCGTGAGGAGCTGGCCGGGCGCGACCTGCTGCTGGCCATGACGTCCCGGCACGCGCAGTGGCTGCGGGCCCAGGCCCCCGCCGGCGCCGACGTCCGGATGTACCGCTCCTTCGACCCCGCCGCCCCGCGGACGTCGCGCGAGGCCGACCTCGACATCGACGACCCGTGGTACGGGGACCGGTCTGACTTCGAGCGGACCCTGGAGCAGGTCGAAGCCGCCGCCGACGCGATCGTCGACCACCTGCGGACCCGCCTGCCCTGA
- a CDS encoding methylated-DNA--[protein]-cysteine S-methyltransferase has product MRWTVLGSPVGDLTVARTDAGLAGVWFADHRGGPSETLGDRDDAAFDDVREQLGEYFAGARRTFELPLAPRGDVFARRVWDALTRIPYGTTSTYGDLARDLGGVGHAQAVGVANGRNPLSIVVPCHRVVGHDGALVGYAGGLWRKRFLLDLEEPAADEAGRLF; this is encoded by the coding sequence CCTCACCGTCGCCCGCACCGACGCGGGCCTGGCCGGGGTGTGGTTCGCCGACCACCGCGGCGGGCCGAGCGAGACCCTCGGCGACCGTGACGACGCGGCCTTCGACGACGTCCGCGAGCAGCTGGGGGAGTACTTCGCCGGTGCGCGGCGCACGTTCGAGCTGCCGCTGGCCCCGCGCGGCGACGTCTTCGCGCGCCGGGTCTGGGACGCGCTGACGCGCATCCCCTACGGCACCACGTCGACGTACGGGGACCTGGCCCGCGACCTGGGTGGGGTCGGGCACGCGCAGGCGGTGGGGGTGGCCAACGGCCGCAACCCGCTGTCCATCGTCGTGCCCTGCCACCGGGTCGTCGGGCACGACGGCGCCCTCGTCGGCTACGCGGGCGGGTTGTGGCGCAAGCGGTTCCTGCTCGACCTGGAGGAGCCCGCCGCCGACGAGGCCGGCCGCCTCTTCTGA